DNA from Frateuria edaphi:
GGTGGCCGAGATGCTGCGCGGCGGCACCACCTGCGCCAACGAGAACTACTTCTTCCCCGACGTGATCGGCGCGACCTACCGGCGGCTCGGCTTCCGCGCCGTGGTTGGCCTGCCGGTGATCGAGTTCCCGACCGCCTGGGCCAAGAGCCAGGACGAATACTTCGAGCGCGCGGGTGAAGTGCACGACAGCTTCCGCGGCGACGGCCTGGTCGGCACGGCGTTCGCGCCGCATGCGCCCTACACCGTGTCCGACGAGAGCTTCGCGCGCATCCGCGTGCTTGCCGACCAGCTCGACATCCCGGTCCACCTGCACCTGCACGAGACGGCCCACGAGGTCGAGGAAGAGAAGAAGAAGTCCGGCCTGCGCCCGTTCCAGCGCCTGCAGAAGCTCGGCCTGGTCAACGACCGCCTGATCGCGGTGCACATGACCCAGCTGACGGACGGCGAAATCACCGCCTGCGCCGAGGCCGGCGTATCGGTGGTGCATTGCCCCGAGTCCAACCTCAAGCTTGCCTCCGGCTTCTGTCCCGCGGAAAAGCTGCGCCGGGCCGGCGTCAACGTGGCGATCGGCACCGACGGTTGCGCCTCGAACAACGACCTGGACATGATCGGCGAACTGCGCACCGCGGCGATCCTGGCCAAGGCGGTCGCTTCGGATGCCGCTGCGTTCGACGCCGCCTTCGCGCTGCGCGCGGCCACGCTCAATGGCGCCAGGGCGATGGGCCTGGACAGCCGCATCGGCTCGATCGAGCCGGGCAAGCAGGCCGACCTTGCGGCGGTGCGGCTGAGCGACATCGAAACACAGCCGCTGTTCCACGTCGCCTCGCAACTGGCCTACGCGGCCAGCCGGCACCAGGTGACCGACGTGTGGATCGCCGGTCGCCGCAAGCTGGCCGCGCGTGAACTGGTCGACCTCGATCCGGCGGCGATCCTGGCCAAGGCGCACGCCTGGCGCGAGCGCATCGCCGCGTTCTCGTAAGGACGTCCATGAATCTTTATCTCGTCATGGTCATGCGCCGTTCGCAGTTCGACCCCGCGGTAGTGCCCGCGCACCAGCGTTTCCTCGACGAACTGCGCGCGGAGGGACGCGTGGAACGCTCGGGCCCGTTCGGCGACAAGTCCGGCGGCGCTTACCTGCTGCGCGCGGCAGGCCAGGAGGAGGCACGTGCGATCGCCCATCGGGACCCGACCCACGTCAGCGGCGGTTGGGACGTCACGGTGTACGAATGGCAGGCCCGCTAGCCATCCGCTCCTTCAAGAAGCCTGCGTTTTGAAAGGACTGCTTCCATGACCGAAACCACCGCCAACGTCAGCCCCGACGAAATCGCCCGCTTCGACAAGCTGGCCGCCCGCTGGTGGGACCCCGACGGCGAATCGCGCCCGCTGCATGACCTCAACCCCGTGCGTGCCGCCTACGTTGCCGCCCGCGCGGACCTGCGCAGCGCGAAGGTGGCCGACGTCGGCTGCGGCGGTGGCCTGCTCAGCGAGGCGCTGGCGCGCGAGGGCGCGAAGGTGACCGGCATCGACCTCGGCGAGAAGGTGATCGAGGTGGCGAAGCTGCACTTGTTCGAGTCGGATCTGCAAGTCGACTATCGGGTTCAGTCTTCCGCGGCCCTGGCCGCCAGCGAACCGTCCAGTTTCGATGCGGTCTGCTGCATGGAGCTGATCGAGCACGTGCCCGATCCCGAAGCGCTGGTGAACGATCTGGCCGCGCTGCTGAAGCCGGGCGCACGCCTGTTCATGTCCACGCTCAATCGCACGCCGGCCGCCTTCGGCGCGGCGATCCTCGGGGCCGAGTACGTGATGCGCCTGCTGCCTCGCGGCACCCATCACTATGCGCAGTTCCTCAAACCCTCCGAGCTCGGCCGCCTGATCCGTCATGCCGGGCTTGAGCTGGAAGACGTTTCCGGCCTGGCCTACAACCCGATCACGCGCAAGGCTTCGTTGAGCCGCATTACCGCGGTCAACTACCTGCTGTGCGCGCGCAAGCCGGCATGAAGTCGTTTCCGCCAACGCTCGAAGGCGTGCTGTTCGATCTCGACGGCACGCTGCTGGACAGCGCACCGGACCTGTACGCCGCGCTGGAGCGACAGTGCAAGGAAGAAGGCGTTCCTGTGCCGCCCTACGCGCCGGTGCGCGAGGTGGTTTCGCGGGGCGCGAAGGCGGTGTTGCGTTGCGCCTTCGGCCATCTGGGCGAGCCCGCGGTGGAGGCGCGCGTGGAGCGCTACCTGGCGCTGTACGAACAAGTCATGGGCACGGCGACGCACCCGTTCGAGGGCATCGAACCGATGCTCGCCCAACTGGAGGCGGCCGGCGTGCGTTGGGGCATCGTCACCAACAAGGCCGGCTTCCTCACCGAAGAGTTGCTCAAGCGGATCGGCTGGGACGGCCGCGCCGCGGCGGTGGTCAGCGGTGACACCTTGCCGGTAAAAAAGCCCGACCCGGCGCCCGTGCGCCTGGCCTGCGAGCGCGCCGGCATCGATCCGGCCCGCAGCCTGTTCGTGGGCGACGACCGCCGCGACGTCATGGCCGGCGCCGCCGCCGGCCTGTACACCGTGGCCGTGGCCTGGGGCTACCTCGACGGTGGCGATCCGCGCGAATGGCATGCCGACGCCGTGCTCGACACGCCCGCCCAGTTCGCCCTCTGGTTGCGCCGCGGGCAGGCGGTGGCGTGATGGAGGTCGGCCACGATGCCCTGCAAAGCTACGTCAACAAATGGCTCGCGGCCCAGCCGGCCCAGCGTGTGGCGCTCGCGTTCGTCGATCCCGCGCGCCACGCCGGCCACATCGCGCTTGCCGCGCTGGAGCAGGAACTGCTTACCGCCGCCTACGGCATCCGCGAGCCGCACGTGGCCGCCACCAAACTGAACTGGTGGGCGGAGGAGCTGGCTGGCGCCGCGCAAAGCGGCGGCCGTCATCCGCTGACCCAGGTGCTGTTCGACGATGAACGCACCGACCGCATCGACAGCGAGCGCTGGCTGGCGCCGGTGGTCGCGGCCATGGCCCAGTTGGAAGAGGGCACCGCGGCCGACTTCGGCGCCCAACTGGCGGCCGCTTCGCAGCTGCACGGTGCGTTGGCCGCGCTCGAGACCGCCTGGTGGTTCGGCGAATCGGCCTCGCCCGAGCGCGCCGCGCGGGTGGCCGCGATCGCTCACCTGCTGCACGCGCTGCGCCGGCTGGATGACGATGCCGAACGCGACCGCCTGCCGCTGCCGATGACGTCGCTGGCCCGCCATGGCCTGCGACGCGACGAGCTGCGACGTGCCGGCGCCGCGCGCAACACGGCCGTGCGCGGCCAGCTGGAGGAGCTCACGGCCGCCTGGCGCGAGGCGTCGCGGTTGGCGGGGCCGCTCAGCGTATTCCGCGCCGTCGAATCGCATGCGGGCGAGCGCCTGGCGCGGCGCGCGGCCGGCGCCGCCGAGCCGCTGCAGGTCCTGCAGCACGCGCGTCCGTCCGGTGGCCTGGCGACGACCTTGGCGGCCTGGCAGGCCGCGCGGCGCTGGCGTCGCGGGAATGCCGCCTGACCAAACCGCGGGCAAGTGGCCAGGCACTCAACACAGTGTTTCCGCAGCATGCCTGTTGCCCCCGCGCGCGCTGCCCCAAAATAGAAAGCCCGCACGGCCCCCGCCTGCCGCAAGGACATCCCATGCACAGCCACGAAAACACCGCCCGCCTGTTGCCCGACGTCGCTGGCCAGGCGCAGCCGCACCTGGCCGGGGCGCTGGACTGGGTGGGCATGGACGGCATCGAGGTACCGGTGCGCTTCGATGCCGGCGACGGCAATGTGGAGCGGGCCAGTGCGCAGGTGGGCGCGTTCGTCAACCTGACCCGGCCGGACAAGCGTGGCATCCACATGTCGCGGCTCTATCTGCTGGTCGACAGGCACCTCAGCGCCAAGCCCCTGGATGCGGCGATGATCGAGGCGCTGCTGCAGGCGTTCCTCGAATCCCACAGGGATCTTTCCGACCGCGCCCGCATCAGTATCCGCTTCGACCATCTGGTGCGTCGGGAGGCCTTGCGCAGCGGCAACAGCGGCTGGCGTGCCTACCCGGTGTCGATCGAGGCGAGTCTGGGCGCCGACGGTTTCCAGCTCGAACTCGGCACCGAGGTGGTCTATTCCTCCACCTGTCCGGCATCGGCTGCGCTGTCGCGGCAGCTCATCCAGGAACAGTTCTCGCGGGATTTCGATGCCTCCAGGCCGGTCGACCATGCGGCCGTCATGGCCTGGCTGGGCAGCGAGCAGGGCATCGTCGCCACGCCGCATGCGCAACGCAGCGTCGCGCGGTTGCTGGTGCGCCTGGCCGACGGCGTCGGCTTCGACCTGATCTCCACACTCGATCGCGTCGAACGGGCGCTGGGCACGCCGGTGCAGACGGCAGTCAAGCGCGAGGATGAACAGGCCTTCGCGCTGGCCAACGGCGGCAACCTGATGTTCTGCGAGGACGCCGCGCGGCGGATCCAGAAAGCGCTGGACGCCGACCCGCGCATCGCCGATTTCCACGTGCGGCTGGAACACCAGGAAAGCCTGCACCCGCACGACGCGGTGGCCTACGCCAGCAAGGGCGTGCCGGGCGGCTACGGCTCCGCCGCGTAATCGGATCCTTTTCCCGCATTCGGGGAAATTGACAGCGGCCCCTTTTGCGGTCCGGATGCCCGAATGGCAATCCGCCACATCCGGACGACGCTGCCCTGCCGCCCTGGCCATCCGTTACATCAGCGCTCCCCGTGGGAACGGCAGCGCGTCAAATGGAAATGCGCGGGAACCGGGTCTTCGCCACCGTCGCACAGCGGCTGGCAGCGAAGGATGCGCCACAGCGCCAGCACGCTGCCGCGCAGAGGACCGAAGCGCACGATGGCAATCCGTGCATAATCGGAACAACTGGGATGGAAGCGGCAACGCTGACCCAGCAGGGGGCTCAACAAGCGTTTGTAAGCGCCAAGCAGGAGGAGCAGGAATCGGGTCACTTCGTTCACGCAGCCAGAACGGCTCGCGGCATGTAGTGCCTTGAAGTATTCCAGATGCCTGTTGATGGTGTAAGACGCATGGGCTATAACACCCGGCCGCCACGGCCAAAACGGTGAAGGGAAATGGCGAAAACGACGCGTAGTTCGACCGCCGCCAAGGCGCAGAAAGGGAAGACTGCGGGAAAGGCGAAAGAAGCCAGGACGACCAAGCCCAAGGTCGCCGCAGCCCGGGCCGGCAAGAGCGCTGCCACCGCCAAGAAGGCCGCGCCCGCCCGCAAGCCGGCCGCCAAACCGGCGTCGGCGAAGAAGCCCGTTGCGCGCAAGCCGGTCGCCGGCAAGGCCGCCGCGAAGCCGTCGACCAAGCCGGCCAGCAAGGCCGTGGCAAAGAAGGCTCCGGCCAAAAAGGCGCCTGCCGCCAAGACACCTGCCAAGAGCGCCGCGCGCAAGCCGGCTCCGGCGGTGAAGAAGGCCACGCCTGCCGCCAAGGCCAAGCCGGCACCGAAGGTCGCGGCCAGGAAGCCGGTCAAGCCCCAGCCGAAGGCCGCGCCGAAGAAGATGGCGAAGCCGGCAGCCAAGGTGGCCCCGAAGAAAGCGGCACCTGCCAAGCCGGTGGCAACGCCTGCGAAGAAGGCAGTCGCGAAACCGGCTGCGCCGCAGCCGTACAAGATCGTGAGCAAGCCCGCCGCAAAACCGGGCAAGCCATCATCGGCGCGACCGGCGACACCGGCGGTCGCGACCAGGCAAACATCTCCATCACCCGCCGTTGCGCCCATGAAGGGCAAAGTGGCGAGTGCCGTCGCCATGGTGACCCCACGCGTGGCCACGGCCACCGCCCGCCATACCCCACCCAAGAAACAGAAGACCCCGCAGTCCTCAATGAATAATTCCGCTACAACTCTCGACAATGGCGTGACCCGCGAGGATGGCCGTTACGCCCTGCCTTCCACCATCAACATCGACCTGCCCAAGGGTTACCGTCCCTCGAACGACGAGGAGTACATGAGCCCCAAGCACCTCGCCTACTTCCGCAACAAGTTGCGGGACTGGCGCGACCAGCTGGTCGAGGAATCGCGCCAGACGATGGAAAACCTGCGCGACGAAGTGCGCGACGTCGGTGACGAGGCCGAGCGTGCCACCCGCGAAACGGAAAACTCGCTCGAGCTGCGCACCCGCGACCGCTATCGCAAGCTGATCTCCAAGATCGACAAGGCCCTGCGCCGGATCGAGGAAGGTCGTTACGGCTATTGCGAGGAGACCGACGAGGAAATCGGCCTGGAGCGCCTGGACGCCCGCCCGATCGCCACGCTGTCGCTCGACGCGCAGGAGCGTCGCGAGCATCTGCAGAAGCAGATGGGCGACTGACGTCATCGATCCGATCGAGACGAAGCCCCGCGCAATGCGGGGCTTCGAGTTTCAGACAGGTAGCATTCCCTTGTAGGAGCGCATCTGCGCGACAGCCACGGATCCTGTCGCGCAGGTGCGCCTTCCAGGAAGTTCAGGCCTGCGCTTGCGCCGCGTAACCCTTGAGCTTGGCCAGCATCGCCGTCAGGCCATTGGAACGCGTCGGAGAGAGATGCTTGGCCAGGCCGATCGACTGAACGAACTCGGGCTCGGTCGCGAGGATCTCGGCGGCCGGCCGATCCGAGTACACGCGCAGCACCAGTGCGATCAGACCGGACACGATGGCCGAATCGCTGGTTGCGGTGAAATGCATTTTCTCCGAGTCGCCATCGGGGACCAGCCACACCATCGACTGGCAGCCGTGCACCCGGTGCTCCTCGGTCTTGCGCTCCTCCGGGAAGGGCGGCAGCTGTTTGCCCAGGTCGATCAGATACTGGTAGCGCTCGGACCAGTCGCTGAAGAAGGCGAATTCCTCGGCAATGTCGAGCTGCGCCTGCGCGGCGCTGGGGGTAGTGGTGTTCATGCGGACATTATCGCGCAGCGCGACGCGACGGGCAGGGTCGCCTGCAGGAGTCCGCTTGAGCGCGATGCCTTGTTCCGGATGGACGCAAAAATGCATCGCCGCGCAAGCGGACTCGTGAGGAGAGCCGCTAGCTTTTTGAAATGCTCCAGCGCGTGCCCTGCGCGCCGTCCTCGATCACCACGCCCATGGCGGTCAGTTCGTCGCGGATGGCGTCGGCTCGGGCAAAGTCGCGCGCCGCGCGGGCAGTGCGGCGATCTTCGAGCAGGGCTTCGATACGGGACGCATCGACCGCCTCGTCCCCGCGCCTGAACCAGGCCTCCGGGTCCTCCTGCAGCAGGCCGAGCAGGGCGCCGCCACCCAGCAGCGCGGCCTTGGCCGCGGCACTCGCGGACTGGCGTGCGGCATCGGCAAGCAACGCCAACTCGGCGAGTGCCTGCGGGGTGTTGAGGTCGTCGCAAAGGGCTGCCTCCACCCGCGCGGGGACGGGCAACTCGCCCTCCACCGGCACGTGCGCCAGGTCGCGCAGCACGCGGTACCAGCCATCCAGCGTGCTTACCGCCTGCGCCAGCGCGGCATCGGACCAGTCCAGCGGCTGCCGGTAGTGACCGCGCAGCAGCAGCAGGCGCAATGCCTCTGGCGGATGACGCTTGAGCAGCTCGTGCACCAGCAGCACGTTGCCCAACGACTTGGACATCTTGCGCCCGTCGAAAGTAAGCATGCCGTTGTGCAGCCACCAGCGCGAGAACACTTCGCCACCGTGCGCGCAGGTGGACTGGGCGATCTCGTTCTCGTGGTGCGGGAACGTGAGATCCACGCCGCCGGCATGGATGTCGATCGTCGTGCCCAGGTGCGCCGCGCTCATGGCCGAGCACTCGATGTGCCAGCCCGGGCGGCCGCGGCCCCAGGGGCTGTCCCAGCCGGGAAGCTCGGGAGTGGAGGGCTTCCACAGCACGAAATCCGCGGGATTCTTCTTGTATGGCGCCACTTCCACGCGTGCGCCGGCAATCAACTCGTCGGTGTCGCGGCCGGAGAGCTGCCCGTAGGCCGCATAGGTGCCGACGTCGAACAGCACGTGGCCGTCGGCTGCGTAGGCATGGCCGCCGGCGATCAAGGCTTCGATCATCGCGATGATCTCGCCGATGTGCGCTGTCGCATGGGGTTCGAGGTCCGGCGGAGCGATGCCCAGCGCCGCCATGTCCTCGCGGTAGGCGGCCGTGAAGCGGTCGGTGATCGTGCCGATGGGCGTGCCCTGGGCCAGCGCCGCGGCGTTGATCTTGTCGTCCACGTCGGTGATGTTGCGGGCGTAGACCACGCGCGGGTAGTGCCGCCGCAGCAGCCGCACCAGCACGTCGAACACCACCGGCCCGCGCGCGTTGCCGATGTGCACGTAGTTGTAAACCGTCGGCCCGCACAGATACATCGTCACGCGCTGCGGATCGAGCGGCACGAAGGGATCGGTGCGGCGGGTGAGGCTGTTGTAGAGCGTGATCGGCATCGGAGGTGTCGGGGGCGCGGCCAAGCCGCGCATCTTAGCAGGCAGCTTTCAGCTTCCTCGCGCTCCGGGGGCCGAGGGGCGAAGGGCGGGCTCGCCGGGAACCCGGGGGCTCAGGAAACCGACAGATCCTGAACGGACCCGGTGCGGCCGGTCATCCGCCGAGTGCTCTAAGCGTTGATTCAGCGTGAATTTGTTGCAATGACAATCGCGCAGAAGCGCATTACGGACCATGCTGGAGGTCCCATGACCAAGATGTTTCTCCCCGTTCTCGCGCTCGTTCTCGCCACTGGCGCCGTTCAAGCGCAGGACGGGCGGTATGCCGAAGGCGACGACGCGAACACCCACTACGGCTGGGCCGACGTATTGCGCGTCGATCCGGTGTACGGCGTCGCCCGTAGCGAAGTGCCGCGGCAGGAGTGCTATGACGAGCCCGTGGTGCGTCGCGAAGGCGGCGGCAACACCACCGCGGGCACCGTGCTTGGCGCGGTGATCGGCGGCGTGCTCGGCAACACCGTCGGCAAGGGCGACGGCCGCAAGGCGGCCACGGTCGCCGGCGCGGTGGCCGGTGGCGCCGTTGGCCACGGCGTGGCCGGCCGCGGCGAGCGCGAGTACGACGACACGGTGACCCGCTGTCGCCAGGTCAGCTCGGTCAGCGAGCAGCGCCGCCTGATGGGTTACGACGTCGAATACCGCTACCACGGCGACGTCTACGTCTCGCGACTGAACTACGATCCGGGCGAGCGGCTGCGGGTGCGCGTGAGCGTCGCCCCGGCCGAATAACAGGCCCTGCGCCACGAAGCCGCCGCCTCCGGGCGGCGGTTTTCGTTTTGGCCGTCCGTTTGTATGGACGTCCAAAAAAAGTTGTTGCGCCGCCACACGAATGCCGGCATGATGCCGGCTCCCCTGTCCGGAACCGCCATGTCCGCAGCCGTCTACACCGCTACCGTGCTTACCAGCGCCCGTATGGCCGCTGGCATGACCTCGCGTGCGCGCCGACCGCTGGTCCGACATCCGGCCGGGTAGGCTGTCGCTGCACGCGCAACTGGCGCAACGACGAACAAACCCGGCCACCGCGCCGGGTTTTTTGTTTTCAAGAAGCCCGCCGCGGTCGCCCCCGACCCGAGTTGCTTGTGCGCAGGTCGATCTGCGCAGAAGCAAACAGCGGCCATCCATGGCCGCTCTCTTCACAAGAGGCACCCGCCGATGGCCCTTCGACATTTCCTCACGACCCAGGACTACAGCCGCGCCGAGATCGACGCCCTGCTGGAGCAGGCTGCCGCTTTCAAGCGATCGCCGCGTGGCCAGCAGCTGGCCGGCAAGTCCATCGCGCTCCTGTTCTTCAATCCCTCGATGCGCACGCGCACCAGCTTCGAGCTGGGCGCGTTCCATCTCGGCGGCCACGCGATCGTGCTTGCGCCGGGCAAGGACGCCTGGCCGATCGAGTTCGAGGTGGGCACCGTGATGGACGGCGAGGCGGAGGAACACATCGCCGAAGTCGCGCGCGTGCTCAGCCGTTACGTCGACCTGATCGCCGTGCGCGCCTTCCCGAAGTTCCAGGACTGGTCGGTGGACCGCGAGGACCGCGTCATCAAGGCGTTCGCCCGCTACGCCACCGTGCCGGTGATCAACATGGAAACGATCACCCATCCCTGCCAGGAACTGGCGCATGCGCTGGCGCTGAAAGAACACCTGGGTGACCTGCAGAACAGGAAGTACGTGCTGACCTGGACCTATCACCCCAAGCCGCTCAACACCGCCGTGGCGAACTCGGCGCTGCTGATCGCGACCAAGCTCGGCATGGACGTGACCCTGCTGTGCCCCACGCCCGAGTACGTGCTCGACGAGCGCTACATGGAGGCCGGTCGCCAGAACGCCGCGCAGAACGGTGGCTCGCTGAAGGTCAGCCACGACATCGAAGAAGCCTATCGCGGCGCCCACGTCGTCTACGCCAAGAGCTGGGGCGCGCTGCCGTACTTCGGCCGCTGGGAGCAGGAAAAGCCGATCCGCGAGGCACACCGCCACTTCATGGTGGACGAGGCCAAGATGGCATTGACCGACAACGGCCTGTTCAGCCATTGCCTGCCGCTTCGCCGCAACGTCAAGGCGACCGACGGGGTGATGGATGCGCCCTACTGCATCGCCATCGACGAAGCCGAAAACCGCCTGCACGTGCAGAAGGCCGTAATGGCCTCGCTGCTTGCTTCTTGACCGCCCGATCCGAACGAGACAACCCATGAGCCAGCAAGACATCGTCCTCGCCTTTTCCGGCGGCCTCGACACCAGCTTCTGCGTGCCCTACCTCAAGGAACAGGGCTTCAACGTGCATACCGTGTTCGCCGACACCGGCGGCGTGGATGACGAGGAGCGCGCCTTCATCGAACACCGCGCCGCGGAACTCGGCGTGGCCAGCCATCTCACCGTCGACGGCGGCCCCGCGATCTGGAACGGCTTCGTCAAACCGTTCGTGTGGGCAGGCGAGGGCTACCAGGGCCAGTACCCTCTGCTGGTCTCCGACCGCTACCTGATCGTGGAAGCTGCCCTCGCGCGGTGCGCCGAGCTGGGCACCAACGCGATCGCGCACGGCTGCACCGGCATGGGCAACGACCAGGTGCGCTTCGACCTTGCGGTGAAGGCGCTGGGCGACTACCGCATCGTGGCGCCGATCCGCGAGATCCAGAAGCAGCACACCCAGACCCGCGCCTATGAACAGAAGTACCTGGAAGAGCGCGGCTTCGGCGTGCGCGCCAAGCAGCAGGCCTACACCATCAACGAGAACCTGCTGGGCGTGACCATGTCAGGCGGCGAGATCGACAAGTGGCAGACGCCGGGCGAGGGCGCGCGTGGGTGGTGCAAGCCGCGCGCCGAATGGCCGTCCGGACCGCTTGCAGTAAAGGTGGGTTTCGAGCGCGGCGAAGCAGTGAGCCTGGACGGCGAACGCCTGCCGGGGCACCGGCTTCTGGCAAAGCTCAACGCGTTGTTCGCGCGTTACGGCGTCGGCCGTGGCATGTATACCGGCGACACGACCATCGGCCTAAAGGGCCGCATCGTGTTCGAGGCGCCCGGCCTGTTCGCGCTGCTGGCAGCCCATCGCGCGCTGGAGGAGGCCGTGCTCTCCAAACAGCAGAACCGGTTCAAGCCCGAAGTGGCGCGCAAGTGGGTGGAAGTCGTGTACGAGGGCTTTTTCCACGATCCGTTGAAGACCGACCTGGAAGCCTTCCTGGCTTCCAGCCAGGCCACCGTCAATGGCGTCGTGACGCTGCAGACCCATGGCGGCACGGTCGAGGCGGTAGCGGTGGAATCGCCGCACATCCTCAACGCCAAGGGCGCCACCTACGCGCAGTCGGCCGACTGGGGCGTGGAGGAGGCGGAAGGCTTCATCAAGCTGTTCGGCATGAGTTCGACGCTGTGGGCGGAAGTGAACCGGAGCGCCAAGGTATGAGCACCACGCTCATTTCTATCCGCCCTCCCGCAGGGATAGGAACTTTGCCTCCGTGGGGCGTGTGATGGGCACCTTGCTGGATGCCACGCTGGAGCACCTGCGCGCGCTGGTCGCCTTCGACACGCGCAATCCGCCGCGGGCCATCGGCACGGGCGGGATGTTCGATTACCTGCGCGCACAGCTGCCCGGTTTCGACGTGACGGTGACCGATCATGGTGCCGGCGCCGTGACCTTGCATGCCGTGCGCGGCCAGCCGCGGCTCTTGTTCAACGTGCATCTGGACACGGTGCCCGACTCGCCCGCTTGGAGCGCCGACCCGCACGTGCTGCGTGTCGAGGACGACCGTGCCATCGGCCTGGGCGCCTGCGACATCAAGGGCGCCGCGGCCGCGCTGCTGGCGGTGGCGCAGGCCACGGACGGCCCGCTGGCGTTGCTGTTCTCCACCGACGAGGAAGCCAATGACGCGCGCTGCATCGCCGGCTTCCTGCACGCCTTTGCCCCGGTCGCGGAGGGAACTCCCTACGAAGCCGTGATCGTGGCCGAGCCCACCCAGGGCGAGGCGGTGCTGGCACACCGGGGTATCCAGTCCGTGCTGATGCGCTTCGCCGGCCACGCGGGGCACGCCTCGGGCGAGCAGAAACCTGCCGACAGCGCCTTGCACCAGGCCATGCGCTGGGGCGCGGCGGCGCTGGACTTCGTGGCCGCGCAATCGCATGAGCGCTTCGGCGGCCTGACCGGCCTGCGCTTCAACATCGGTCGCGTGGAAGGCGGCATCAAGGCGAACGTGATCGCCCCGGCCGCCGAGGTGCGTTTCGGCTTCCGGTCGTTGCCGACCATGGATCCGGACGCGCTGCTCGATCGTTTCCGCCACCTCGGGCAAGTGCCGCCGGTGCACTTCGAGGAAACCTTCCGCGGCAGCTCGCTGCCGGCCGGCGATACCGCCAGCGCCGAGGCAAGGCGACTGGTGGCGCGCGACCTGGCGGACGAGCTGGAGATCCCGGTCGGCAACGCGGTGGATTTCTGGACCGAAGCGGCGCTGTTCTCCGCAGCCGGCTATACCGCCTTCGTCTACGGCCCGGGCGACATCGCCCAGGCGCACAGCGCGGACGAATGGGTCGCGCTCGACCAACTGCGGCAATACGCAGACAACCTCTACCGGATCGTGAGCCGTGGAAACGCATAAGCACACGCGCAAGACCATCGTACGCCTGCTCGAGAGCATGGGCAGCGCGAAGGAAATCCAGCAGTACCTGAAGCGCTTCTCGCAGATGGATGCCAAGCGTTTCGCCGTGGTCAAGGTCGGCGGCGCCGTGTTGCGCGACGACCTGCCGGCGCTGGCCTCGTCGCTGACCTTCCTGCAGCAGGTGGGCCTCACGCCTATCGTGCTGCACGGCGCCGGCCCGCAGCTGGACCAGGAACTGGCCGCCGCCGGCATCACCAAGCAGACCGTGGGCGGCCTGCGCGTGACCACGCCGCAGGCGATGGGCGTGGTGCGACGCGTGTTCCAGCAGCAGAACCTGCGGCTGGTCGACGCGCTGCATGCGATGGACACGCGCGCCGTGTCGGTGGCCTCGGGTGTCTTCATGTCCGACTACCTGGACCGCGAGGCGCTGGGCATGGTCGGCAGGACCACCGGCGTCGAACTCGCGCCGATCGAGGGGGCGTTGCGCGCCAACGCGATCCCGGTGATCGCCAGCCTGGGCGAGACGGCCGAGGGCCAGCTTCTCAACATCAATGCGGACATCGCCGCCAACGAGCTGGTGCGCGTGCTGCAGCCCTACAAGATCGTGTTCCTCACCGGCACCGGCGGGCTGCTCGACGCGCAGGGGCAGGTGATCGACTCGATCAACCTCTCCACCGAGTACGACCACCTGATGGCACAGCCGTGGATCGACGGCGGCATGCGGCTCAAGCTCGAACAGATCGCCGACCTGCTGGCCGACCTGCCGCTCACC
Protein-coding regions in this window:
- the dksA gene encoding RNA polymerase-binding protein DksA yields the protein MAKTTRSSTAAKAQKGKTAGKAKEARTTKPKVAAARAGKSAATAKKAAPARKPAAKPASAKKPVARKPVAGKAAAKPSTKPASKAVAKKAPAKKAPAAKTPAKSAARKPAPAVKKATPAAKAKPAPKVAARKPVKPQPKAAPKKMAKPAAKVAPKKAAPAKPVATPAKKAVAKPAAPQPYKIVSKPAAKPGKPSSARPATPAVATRQTSPSPAVAPMKGKVASAVAMVTPRVATATARHTPPKKQKTPQSSMNNSATTLDNGVTREDGRYALPSTINIDLPKGYRPSNDEEYMSPKHLAYFRNKLRDWRDQLVEESRQTMENLRDEVRDVGDEAERATRETENSLELRTRDRYRKLISKIDKALRRIEEGRYGYCEETDEEIGLERLDARPIATLSLDAQERREHLQKQMGD
- the yidD gene encoding membrane protein insertion efficiency factor YidD codes for the protein MTRFLLLLLGAYKRLLSPLLGQRCRFHPSCSDYARIAIVRFGPLRGSVLALWRILRCQPLCDGGEDPVPAHFHLTRCRSHGER
- a CDS encoding N-acetylornithine carbamoyltransferase, producing MALRHFLTTQDYSRAEIDALLEQAAAFKRSPRGQQLAGKSIALLFFNPSMRTRTSFELGAFHLGGHAIVLAPGKDAWPIEFEVGTVMDGEAEEHIAEVARVLSRYVDLIAVRAFPKFQDWSVDREDRVIKAFARYATVPVINMETITHPCQELAHALALKEHLGDLQNRKYVLTWTYHPKPLNTAVANSALLIATKLGMDVTLLCPTPEYVLDERYMEAGRQNAAQNGGSLKVSHDIEEAYRGAHVVYAKSWGALPYFGRWEQEKPIREAHRHFMVDEAKMALTDNGLFSHCLPLRRNVKATDGVMDAPYCIAIDEAENRLHVQKAVMASLLAS
- a CDS encoding SufE family protein; translated protein: MNTTTPSAAQAQLDIAEEFAFFSDWSERYQYLIDLGKQLPPFPEERKTEEHRVHGCQSMVWLVPDGDSEKMHFTATSDSAIVSGLIALVLRVYSDRPAAEILATEPEFVQSIGLAKHLSPTRSNGLTAMLAKLKGYAAQAQA
- the cysS gene encoding cysteine--tRNA ligase, with protein sequence MPITLYNSLTRRTDPFVPLDPQRVTMYLCGPTVYNYVHIGNARGPVVFDVLVRLLRRHYPRVVYARNITDVDDKINAAALAQGTPIGTITDRFTAAYREDMAALGIAPPDLEPHATAHIGEIIAMIEALIAGGHAYAADGHVLFDVGTYAAYGQLSGRDTDELIAGARVEVAPYKKNPADFVLWKPSTPELPGWDSPWGRGRPGWHIECSAMSAAHLGTTIDIHAGGVDLTFPHHENEIAQSTCAHGGEVFSRWWLHNGMLTFDGRKMSKSLGNVLLVHELLKRHPPEALRLLLLRGHYRQPLDWSDAALAQAVSTLDGWYRVLRDLAHVPVEGELPVPARVEAALCDDLNTPQALAELALLADAARQSASAAAKAALLGGGALLGLLQEDPEAWFRRGDEAVDASRIEALLEDRRTARAARDFARADAIRDELTAMGVVIEDGAQGTRWSISKS
- a CDS encoding glycine zipper 2TM domain-containing protein, which encodes MTKMFLPVLALVLATGAVQAQDGRYAEGDDANTHYGWADVLRVDPVYGVARSEVPRQECYDEPVVRREGGGNTTAGTVLGAVIGGVLGNTVGKGDGRKAATVAGAVAGGAVGHGVAGRGEREYDDTVTRCRQVSSVSEQRRLMGYDVEYRYHGDVYVSRLNYDPGERLRVRVSVAPAE